Below is a genomic region from Vitis riparia cultivar Riparia Gloire de Montpellier isolate 1030 chromosome 5, EGFV_Vit.rip_1.0, whole genome shotgun sequence.
aaaaaaatatttaaaacaaatgtcATGTCAGGTGGGTACTCACATGGATTAGAAACactctttgaaaaattaatttggaggGGAATCAATTTtgtgattaattttttaaaataaattacgttgatttaaaacactttttgaGTGAGATCTTGAAACACTTGAGCATGCATGAGGTGCTTTCTTAGTTAGGTGGAGCATGATTGCCTGTCCAAGTGTAAGATTCACCCAATCATGACGTGGCAAAATCCCATTGGCTGCTTGATGGGTTCCAGTTACACCGCATCATCGGCTGCGACGATATAAAAAAGGGACCCAGAACCATGGTTTGCTTCGGGTCATTCCTTTCGGATCTCATCTTTGTATCAGGTACGTGATCAAACCCTAAATTCACTTCAATTATCTATCCCGAAATCCTTCAATTTTCTCAGATTTCACTATCTTGAACCCATGTGAGCCCTAATTTTCGTTGCTCTTCAACTAGGTTCTTCGAAATTTTGATTTGCCACATGAAACCCTAGATCTTCGTTTTCCCCACTGATGCGCTGGTTTGGCGCATGACTCGGTTAAcattgcaattttttttggattttgaattgCGTGTTGATTAATGGATAGTAATAAGGACGAAGCATTGAGATGCGTTCGTATTGCCGAGGAAGCAATTGTTTCTGGAAACAAGCAGCGCGCGCTTAAATTCATTGGAATTGCGCAGAGGCTCAACCATAATCTTTCGGTCGGTGATCTTTTGGCTGCATGTGAGAGGCTTGATGCGGCTGCGGCGCCCCCGCCACCGGCTGTGGATGGGAATGGTGTTGATCAGAATAGGAATGAGTCTGTTCGGAGTAAGGTTGGCGAGGTTTCGAATGGGGAGCGGAATTATACAGAGGAACATGTGGAATTGATAAGGAAGATTAGGAGGAATAAGGACTATTATGGGATTCTTGGTGTAGAGAAGAGTTGTTCGGTGGAGGAGATTAGAAAGGCTTATAGGAAATTGTCGTTAAAAGTTCATCCTGATAAGAACAAGGCCCCAGGTTCTGAAGAAGCTTTTAAGAAAGTGTGCAAGGCTTTCAAGTGCTTGAGTGAAGAGGAATCAAGGAGGCAGTATGATCAAACGGGTCTGGTTGAAGAATTTGAGTACAATCAGCAGCACAATGTTAGGCGGCGGAGGAGGAGGACTGGGCATGACttctttgatgatgattttgatcCTGATGAGATATTCAGGTCATTCTTTGGTCAGACAGAGATGTTCCGCGCAAACTATGTTTATAGGACTAGAGACATGGGTGGCCAACAGAGAGAGAATTTTCATGGTGGTGGACCTAATATTATGGTTCTTCTTCAGATATTGCCCTTCTTGTTAATTTTCCTGCTAGCTTATCTGCCCTTTTCAGAGCCAGAGTATTCCTTGCAGAGGAACTATACTTACCAGTTTTCCCAGACAACTGAGAAGCATGGAGTGGAATTCTATGTTAAATCTGCAGAATTTGACGAGAAGTATCCGCTAGGTAGTGTTGATCGAGCTAAAATTGAGGGCAATGTAATAAGAGATTACAAGCACATGCTTGGGCGCTATTGTCATATAGAACTCCAGAGGCGTCAGTGGAATAGAAATTTACCAATTCCACACTGTGATAAGTTGCAGAACCTTGGAATAGCATGAAGGTTAGCTAAGCTTTCTCTTTACTTATTAACCGAGGATTGTGTTTCttgattttatcttttaaaatgcATGGAATGTTGTCATGTGTAGTTGATTGTGGATATTTTGTTAACATATATGCATCATGAATTATTTTCCTTCTCCTTTCAAAGTAAAACTCTTGTCCTCTTCTTGCCTTAGCAATTCAagttttgtcatttttatttttattttggagttTGGATATGCTTGGTTTTGTCATGAAACATTGGTGCCCTAGAATTTTCACACCACAAAATTGAAGTATCATTATTTTTAGTCCCTAACTTTTTCAACAAGGACTAAAACCAAGTAACCTCTATTGTAGCTTGGGCCAAGGATTGGTATTCAGCTTCATCACAAAATCATTCCAAAAACAATCCTTGAGTTGCTGGTTTCAAGTGTAGACCGTAACCAGTGTACACGTTAGGTATCTAAGAATCCTTTTACAAGTTTGTCAATAGTCAATTATAGGTGCATGCAAGAACTGACTTTCTGGCCTTAGCCTTGTCTATTAAGTATTGTAAAGCTTCTATAGTACTCCTATAAAGTAATGAATCTTCAAATGGATTTCCTTTGTTTAATGACAATTTGGGAATCAACAAACATAGGTGTGGGGCAACTCTTTGCACCAGTTGTGTTTCTCTTTTTCAACAAGTTTAGGATATACTTGTGTTGAGACAAGTAAATTCTTGATTTGTCCCGAAATGCttaaaaaccaataaaatagTTGAGAGAGCCCACAGTCTTCAATGCAAATTGTTTGTTCAAGTCCTTCATAACCTGTGCAAAGACTGGCATCAAAAATAGAATTGCTGAATCCCCAATTGATTAAAGCACCTTTTCATTTgttaaaccatgctcgaggtgCTTGTTTAAGGCTATGCAACGCTTTATGCAATCGACAAACATGTGTTGGTTTAATAGGATCTACAAATCCCTTAGGCTATGCTATGAATACCACTTCTTAAAGATCACCATTTAGAAAGTTAATGCTTATATCAATTTGTTGATTGTCACAACCATAAGTAGTAGCAAATTTAAGAATCGCTCTGATAGTTGATGATTTTATAACATAACTAAAGGTTTCAAAATAGTCCAAAATAAGAGTTTGTTGAAACCTTATAACTTTGAATCGAGCCATCAAAATTATATTCAACCTTGAAAACCCATTTGTTTTCAACAACATTGATATCGTAAGTGTAAGGTACCAAACTCCTGCCATAGAGGAAAGAGACATGGATGATCGGTTTTCTCAGGGCTAAGGTAGCCATCTAAATGGTTGGGACAATAGCATCTTGGCTAATTTTAGCAAGTTTCTGGCCTTCTCGATAGAGGGGTTTGAGGGGGAAATCTTGAGTATGTTAAAGAGGATGCAAAAAAGGATAGAGTAGGACAGGAAGAGGAATTTTTCGGCTTCTACAAGGTTTGAAAGGGAATTGAAGAAACTAGAGTGCTCATTAATTACAGTGGCACAACCAAGGTGAAAGGGATTGGCACAGTAGGAGAGGCTACAATCTTGAGTTCtaaatgagattaaaaattttgtCTTGGAACATGAGAGGGGCTAATCACAATGATAAAAGCAAGGTGATCAAATCCCTAATTAGATCACACAGGTGGACTTGGTGTGTCTGTAGTAAACCAAAGTTCAGGAAATGTTTGTGGGTGTGGTGCAAAGTTTAGGTGTGGGGAGATGCTTAGATTGGGGAGCGGTAAATGCGAGGGGAGCAACAGTAGGGATGCTAGTGTTTTGGGACAATAGAGTGCTAGAGTTGGTTAGGATGGAAGTGGGCTAGTTTTTGATAATTTGTCGATTTAAAATTGTGAGGACGGTTTTATGTGGATGTTTATAGGGGTTTATGACCCTACTATGAGGAGGGATAGAGAAACTTTTTGGGGAGAGCTTAGGGCTATTCAGGGTTTGTGGAATGACCCTTGGTACATTGGAGGAGACTTTAGCATGACTAGATTCCCTAGTGAATGCAACAAAGAAGGGAGGATATCCATGGCCATGAAGAGATTCTCAAAGATAACCGATGATTGATCTAAGAGACCTTTCCTTACATGAGGGGCCTTTTCACTTGGAGTGGTGGTTTGAATAGTTTGTCCAAATCAAGATTGGACTGCTTTTTTGGTTTCTAAAGACAAGGAGTATCACTTTAGCGGGGTGGTGCAGAGTGTCTTACCTAGACCGGTGTCAAATCATTTTCCCATCTTGTTGGATGGAGGAAAGGTGAGAAGAGGGTTTGCTCCTTTCCactttgagaatatgtggttaaaGAAAGAGGGTTTTAAAGAACTACTAAAAAATTGGTGTCAAGGGTTTAATTTC
It encodes:
- the LOC117914219 gene encoding chaperone protein dnaJ 49 is translated as MDSNKDEALRCVRIAEEAIVSGNKQRALKFIGIAQRLNHNLSVGDLLAACERLDAAAAPPPPAVDGNGVDQNRNESVRSKVGEVSNGERNYTEEHVELIRKIRRNKDYYGILGVEKSCSVEEIRKAYRKLSLKVHPDKNKAPGSEEAFKKVCKAFKCLSEEESRRQYDQTGLVEEFEYNQQHNVRRRRRRTGHDFFDDDFDPDEIFRSFFGQTEMFRANYVYRTRDMGGQQRENFHGGGPNIMVLLQILPFLLIFLLAYLPFSEPEYSLQRNYTYQFSQTTEKHGVEFYVKSAEFDEKYPLGSVDRAKIEGNVIRDYKHMLGRYCHIELQRRQWNRNLPIPHCDKLQNLGIA